AGCCAAGGTTCTACCGTGCTAAAGCCGGCGTAGGCGTGGGGGGTCCACTGCATGGGGGTGCGCTCGGGGTCGCGGCCCGGGTCGAGGCCGTGCTCGCCGTGGACGTTCTTCTGGCGCAGGGCGGCGGGGTCTTGGATCTTCTCGGGGGGGATGATGCCGTCCACCATGCCGATCTCGTCGCCGTAGTACCAGGTGGGCGAGCCGCGCAGGCTGAAGAGCATCATGGCCGCGACCCGGGCCTGGGCGTGGCCGATGCGGCTGGCCAGGCGGTGCTGGTCGTGGTTGCCCAGCACCCAGTTGGGCGTGGCCCACGGCGGGAGGCTGGCCTCGTACTCCTCGACGATGTGGCGGATGTTCTCGGCGGTCCAGTGGTTCATGCCCCGGAAGATGAGGTGAAAGTTGAAGGGCAGGTGGCAGCCGGGGCGCTCGGCGGTGCCGTAGTAAGGCATGAGCTGGTCGTAGGGGAGGTAGATCTCCCCCACCATCATGCGCTCGTTGCCGGGGGTGGTGAACTCCTCGAGCACCGCCCGCATCTCCTGCACGATCTCGCGGGTCTCGGGCTGGTCTTCCATGTAGATGTGAATGTGGCGTCCGCGGTCCCACTCGCCTTCCTTCCAGGCGGGGTTCTCGGGTTCGTCGCGAAACTCCGCATCCTCGACCAGCAGCCACATCACGTCCACGCGGAAGCCGTCGACGCCGCGCCGCAGCCAGAAGCGCATGGCTTCGTAAACGGCCTGGCGCACCGCGGGGTTGCGCCAGTTGAGGTCGGGCTGCTCGGGGAGGAACTGGTGGAGGTAGTACTGGCCGGTGTGGGGGTCGAAGGTCCAGGCCGGGCCACCGAAGTAGGCCATCCAGTTGTTGGGGGGACCGCCGTCCGGGGCCGGGTCGCGCCAGACGTACCAGTCGCGCTTGGGGTTATCCCGGCTCGAGCGGGACTCCAAAAACCAGGGGTGCTGGTCGGAGGTGTGGTTGGGCACGAAGTCGATGATCAGCTTCAGTCCCAGCCGGTGGGCTTCCTCCAGAAGCCGGTCGAAGTCGGCCAGGGTGCCGAAGATGGGGTCTACGTCGCAGTAGTCGGCTACGTCGTAGCCGAAATCCTTCATGGGCGACTTATAGAAGGGCGAGAGCCACACGGCGTCCACGCCCAGGTCGCGCAGGTAGCCCAACCGGCGGCGGATGCCCTCGAGGTCGCCGATACCGTCGGCGTTGGAATCCTGAAAGCTACGGGGATAGATCTGGTAGATCACCGCAGTCTGCCACCACGGACGTTCGCTCATCACGCCCACAAGCATATCCTGTAGCGGGCCGGGGTGGGTT
The window above is part of the Calidithermus timidus DSM 17022 genome. Proteins encoded here:
- a CDS encoding alpha-amylase family glycosyl hydrolase is translated as MSERPWWQTAVIYQIYPRSFQDSNADGIGDLEGIRRRLGYLRDLGVDAVWLSPFYKSPMKDFGYDVADYCDVDPIFGTLADFDRLLEEAHRLGLKLIIDFVPNHTSDQHPWFLESRSSRDNPKRDWYVWRDPAPDGGPPNNWMAYFGGPAWTFDPHTGQYYLHQFLPEQPDLNWRNPAVRQAVYEAMRFWLRRGVDGFRVDVMWLLVEDAEFRDEPENPAWKEGEWDRGRHIHIYMEDQPETREIVQEMRAVLEEFTTPGNERMMVGEIYLPYDQLMPYYGTAERPGCHLPFNFHLIFRGMNHWTAENIRHIVEEYEASLPPWATPNWVLGNHDQHRLASRIGHAQARVAAMMLFSLRGSPTWYYGDEIGMVDGIIPPEKIQDPAALRQKNVHGEHGLDPGRDPERTPMQWTPHAYAGFSTVEPWLPINPDYLPPPAGAGRNVEAQDADSESMLTLVRTLLVVRRETPALLGGDYKTYKSPEGVFAYLRGGEVLVALNFTSDPQRLSVPAGEILLSTHLDRYGAVGGVLELRPDEGVIVKLR